Genomic DNA from Candidatus Vogelbacteria bacterium:
GTGATCGCAAGGCCGCCACAGAACGGCTCGACAAGACGGCGCTGGGCATGACGGGCAAAAATTGTACGAAGGTGCGGGAGAAGCCAGCGCTTCCCTCCGA
This window encodes:
- a CDS encoding DNA adenine methylase → GGKRWLLPHLRTIFARHAQRRLVEPFCGGLAITLGLQPEDALLNDIIGILYMHKNDVILISVII